Part of the Mastacembelus armatus chromosome 6, fMasArm1.2, whole genome shotgun sequence genome, TCTCGCTGGCTTTCACATCCTTGCATTACTGGATTTGTCTGCATAACAagtcacatttaaatcaaacaGTTACTGAAATAAGGATGAAGAAAAGGCTCACAGCTGTGTATGCTGCTAAATGAATTGGTATTTAGGAAGTGTTAAAACCCTGCAAACATGAGTATACAATTATTTCAAGTGACCCTCTCCAAACAGTCTTATTCAtttttgaattcatttttcattggattcaaattcatttttcaaTTTTGATTTCCTCCTTGAGCCAAATGAGCATTATGACATCCTTGCAAGGGACCTTGAGATGCTCGGACAGTCTTTAGAGTTAGTCTGTTCTGTAATCTAAAGTGGTTTCTGCTGTTCTCTAGATTGCAGGGATCGTGCTGTCCCAGATCCTGATCTCTCAGATCCAAGATGAGATTATCTCAATGTTGTGAGTGGGATGATGCAGGGGAAGAGAAGGAGGTAATTGACAGTATTCCAGCCAGCTGTCTGACATATGCaaggacattgttttttttgttttttttactgctgtttgATATTTTTATCAACATATTGTTGCCCTTGGGTGGACAAGTGTGCCGCATTTTATTGTGTTCAAATACTCACTCACatgcaacatttatttatttaaatcatgATTTTCACATGGATAAGAAAATTTTACCTCGAAAggattaatatttaaatgaaagatTTGCTATTAAAATTTACAAGAAGAACAAAGTTACAGTGGTCATTACTGATTAGAGGGGTTAGTTTGGTAAAAAatcaaacaagcaaacaataaAGCATGGatttatgtattatattttagGTTATTTATCATGTAAATTGTAATTAATATTAGCTCATAATCTTGGCAAATTTGCAAATATATTCACTTACAAAGCTTGGCAGGTCAACAATCTAAAAGGGCACTGAattgtaaattaaaaacagtgaaGTATAACAAGTTTTAGCGGTTTTGACAGTAGTGTCAAATTGCTGCCTGTTGATAAAGAAGTCTTTCACAGCCAGACACTGGtgctttgatgttttttttccccccatagGTACAGTTCTCCACACCTTGCAATCAGTCTAAACATGAAGAGCCAGGGCTTTCTGCAACAGACGATCAGTCAGAGAGGAGTTTGGTCTCACAGCATCACGCTCCACCAGAAGACATCTGGAGGAATTCAGCACAACATGAGACAAtacaaagagacaaacacaaattcaGAGGGAGTACAAGCCAAGAGGCTACCCTTATCAATAATCAAAGTTGAATTTTTTGTATAGACAGGAGATGAATGTTACATAGCAGGAGTATACAATTCACACTCTGAGTGGACAGATATGAAAACTATACAGCATCATGATGAAATTCCAATAGTTGTCAGTCccagatgtttctttttctacTATACTCTCtctcacataaaaacatgaatagcCAGGTTGCGCAGCAGTAGAAGTGGAGATGCCAGCGGCATCCTGTTTGGACTTAAAACCATGTTGTGCATTACCTTCCCAGTTTCTGGTGGCGCTTATTCTCAGACTTCAGTGCTGCATGAATAAGAAGTTGATTGAAAAGGTCCCTCTGCAAACAATAGTGGACAAACCTGTTACAACACTGTATAGAGTCTGTTCTCCTGTGTTATACTGTAATTGCAAAGGCAAACAGTCTCTGAACACAAAGAACATAAATTGCTTGAAGTCTATCAGCATCCTTCACAGAGATTTATTATTCATACACTGCTGTACTGTGCTCCACACTGTACAGCATGTTCATAGATTGAAAGTCGTTAGTTCTTGTACAGACAATTCTTCACCTCTGGCCTACTTTCACAACAACAGGGATTTATGTTTTACTCAAGAAATCACAATACAGTATGATAACTGACttccaaagaaaataaatccttAAGGCTCAAAGCTTGTCAAGTGTAGCTGCAGTTTGGTTTGGGCTTTacttaatttcatttttctttttctttggacATTACCTGTGCATCACTGCCACCAATGTCTACTATGCGGTAGCGTAGAGGGTGAAGGAGCTCCACAGTTTCACCGTAGTTGCCCTGGTCGTACTGTATCATGGCCTGACACATTGGTACACCTACAGTCCCGGCCAGCTGATGTTGCTGATTGTCTCCTGGCTCTCTGTGAAGAAAAGTGGTTACAGGTAATGGTGGTGAATGGTATAGCTGGAAGGTTTACAAACTAATTTTCAAGGAGCAGTTATTCTTGCCTTGGGTAGACAGGACACATAGTTGGACTGGGTCCTGTCTACCCAGTAGACCCAGAGAGTGCAGCATAAATTCAGTAATATATGAGAGTGCAGCATAAACTATAAGGACAGCACCTTCGCTACCAAGACCAGCCTCAACCCAGATCAAATTTGCCTGCTACTGGACCTATGTCTGAACACTgcatacttctcatacagaggtgaattttacagacacaaacatggatGTGCCATGGGCTCCCCTGTGTTAACCATCGTTGCAATCTGTacatggaaaagaaaaagaaaactctGATCTCCTTCACAGGGATGGCTCTgacccattggttcagatatgtggatgacacctaGGTGAAAATAAAGACCCAGgaagttcaagccttcacagatcacatcaatgcaataaacacaaacatcaaattcaccagagaggacaccaaAGAGAGCAGGCTAgtctttttggactgtgaggtcatcaTCGGGTCTGAGGGTAACCTAGAaatagaagtctacaggaaaccacacacacagaccaatacctgtttgactcccatcacccacagcaacacaaacttGGAGTCATTAAGACTTTGCACCACAGAACAAACTACATCTCTACCTCTAtagaggccaagagaaaggaggacacaccCTTGAAGACActcctcaaaacctgtggctactctaagtgggctttcaacaaggcaacatccacatcatgGAGATACACCAGAGATACAGCTTAGACTtgagatccacagaggaaaaccCTGGTCATTCCCtgtgtagcaggtgtttcagagaggctgaaaaggatttttgggaaacaccAGATACCAAATCACTTCAAACCTACCAACACattgagacagagactggttcaccctatAGACCAGACACCTAAACAAAAcaggagcaatgtagtatatgtctgtgaagattctcagtcgtccagaggaagttatctaaaggttgagtcatggcaactggactttcaggcTGATGACTGAGGAAGCGGCCTGTAtgggtggtgaaatgttttggccttaaaactgaaagtccagttgccatgactcaacctttagataatgTAGTGTGTGCcatccagtgtaaggaagaatgctcagaactctacataGGAGAAACCAAACAGCCatttaacaggaggatggcccagcacaggaggagcagctcctcaggaccacagtcagctgtgcacctccatctaaaagagacaggacacccatttgaagacagtgatgtacatattttgggcAGAGAAGACAGGTGGTTTGAGAAgggagtcagagaagctataaatatatatttatataaaaacccTCTCTTGACAGGGGTGGCGGGCTCAGACTTAActtgtcttcaatctaccaggctgcaCTTTCGTCTGTTCCCAGGAAAtcaaggaacacatcaaatgtcttccagggaggacacactctgcagccgCTTGGTGAATCAGAAGGGTCACGAGtcgaccattagatcctaatgaccctcacctgagctcatttctattgttcacctaacgagccttTTCAGACCAGgggtgaagtgaaaccaactcaggactGTGGGTCTATTGACTCTCACCCCATTTACATAGTTCATTTAATGAGCCTATTGGACtgggggtggagtgaaaccaacctgaaggataaatttgagattccataccagctttcttttagactgatgaagctacttggatgagcagtgaaacgtttcaacctaaaaactagaagtccagttgccatgactcaacctctagagaACTTCACCTGCACGACTGAGAATCCTCACAGACAATGGAAGAAAAACCTGACAGATGAAACCTGTGTGTTTGGTCTTATGTGGTATCTATTTTAAACTGTCTCTGTttcaagaaataaaataatggagGAGGCTGGTGCACCCAGTTTATTACTGGTGGTTGACCACTGTGACGGAGAGAACTGCTtctaaaatgtaacatttaaagAATGAAGTTGCACTGTTACAATGGACAGACAGTTGTTTCACACAAGTTAGCCTGTTTCCCTCAAACTAGTCCCCTGTTTTCCTGACAGTAATGACTCACAGCAGCCCTGACTAGGTTAATGGATCTCAACAGGTACTTAGTAAGTACTATAGGTGTTACATTGTTTTTGAAGCTTGTTCAAAAGTGTTAAAGACTTAGGATTTACTATAGTATAAACCATGCACATTCGTTTTTCAAAGCTCATTCAATTGCTGACCCATTTAAGTAATATTTCCTCACATATAGCTTTCTTCTTGCAGGATAGAAACTTATGACCCTTATGCAAAACACTTGAACTGTGGCTGAGCTCATTTGCATCTGTAATCTCATTAAAACCATGCTAAATTAAAAAGATGTAAAATTTGGCACCCCTGACAGTAATCTGAGTTTTCCCCAATGTTGCATGTtggatatattttttaagtcaTAAGTAttaacaaatactgtaaacacatatGACTCACTAAGTGCTTGACTTGAAAGATAAAATGTTGGACACCCTGGTAGTCCTACATAAACTGTCAGACACTAGCCTTCTGTCATTTTCATAGAGCAATGTAATGTGTTATAAAATCTGCTAATGGTGGATAATTTCtaacattataataatattttatatatcaaCTAAATCTACACAAAGGTTGATTTCTATCTACAAACTGACAAAGGCATTACAGTATTACTCTATTGAACTGTGAAAGGCATAAACATCACAACTTCACAGTAATGCCAGAGAGACCATAGCGTTGTGAGGATCTCATGGATAGGTGTATGCAAAACTGAATGCAAACTGCAtgcaaaactataaaaatgCAGATTATGTAAATCTGTACAATCCTCCCAAACCAAGATAATAAAGGTGAAACGATACACGTGAgtgaattaaataaatgcaaagcTTGAACATATACCATACGCTGTTTACGTGATGATTCTAAGTAGAGCTGTTTGGAGAAGCAAATTTCCATTTAGGAATTGACTAACTTGAAAATTGATTTTCAAGAGCTGCTTTCCCCCTGAAGGTGCATTAATACCACCTCTCTTGTgacttgtgttttattatataacagtaaaaaaacatgacaatttaATGGTCTggttttaaattgctttttttttcatggcttGTGTGCAGGACAAAATGGTGAGTACAGGCTGTCTGTGGTCAGGATGCCAGAACACATTATAACCACAGAACTCCACTGAGGGAACAGCTGCTGATACAACATCTgctacggggggggggggacactgGTCTCTGAGATGGACTGCAGCTTTCCTTCTGACTGCATCTGCTCTCTTTCTTGCCATCCTACACTCACTCTTGTCTCTGTCCTCATTTTACATAATGCTTGGGTGGCTCTTATGTAAGGCTGACTGAGGTGTGCGGTGAGGAGAAGAAACGATGCAGAACTTACTTAGCCAATTCCTGGAGGCCCTCAAGCAGATGCTGAGAAGTCGCACTCTCTTTAGCTCCCAGTGCCACCATGAGGAAGTGGATGTCATTAAATAAGGTCACGTGATCGTCAGTGTGAGGCTGTGTTACCTGGAGCAGCTCCCGCCAACggtctttcacacacacacctgaaacatGCAACAGCgcaaacacacaaatagtgGAAAACAATTTTTGAAATGTCAGCTAGTGATTAAGTCTCTAATTTAGTTTGAACAGAGTAAAGAGTGTAGTTAGAGGTGTTGCTAATTACAGCCATAACCAAAACAGCACCTGAGTTTCAGATTAATGAGGCATCATAATTCAAATTATCTTACATCATTAGGAGTTTCACTTAGAACCATACTATTAAATTTTGCAGCATCTTCATCTGGCCAAACAGggtaatttttaaatatttcatactTAACAGTAACACACATTATTCCCTGAAATTTTAATCAAACTCTGATCATTAAAGCCCAAAATACTGAGTGTGACATAGGGATGGGAAGATTAGAATTCCATTGCCAATTTCAAAAGCGCAATTTctgtaatgaaacattttatgaaTTCCCATATTCGGCAGTAGCTTACCCTCCATTTCAAGCCTGTAGAGCATTGAACATGCGTCTACAGTGTCCAACATGCATCCTGTAGCTTTACAGCGTCTAAATACCTTAAGGAAACAGGACACACTTTTACTTCAATACTATTTCACTTGAATATTTAAAGAACTAACACGTAACCATGTAAACAAAATGACACTTTGTGTACATGGTTACTTaatgtacaaacaaaaaattTATGCTATGGTGTAACATTATATAATGTAAGTGCACAGGACACGCCCCCACCCccgcaattttttttttttttttgttacagactagataaaaaaagaatcagCTTTGCTTGTTGACACTGAGGTGGGGGAGGAGGGTATCCTTAGCTCTTACATCTTCACATGAATTGGACTTCCATTTGTTCACAGTTTCCCTCTTGACTCACAACAAGTACAACACATTGCTTTTAGTCTGCAACCCCCTGTGTACTGGTACATGCGTGACTCTTGAAAATGTGTACTCAAGCAGATATACCAATACAGTTTTAATGCAAACTCTCAACACAAACCAACCTGAGAATCGTATATTTGCAGAGCAGCTTCATATTGCCCCTGTGGAGGAAGAGGACAAGGTGAGAAAGACAAATTTGACTTCAGACTTGAGGATGATAGATTGTGTTgcacagatgcaaacacaaattAATTTCCCAATATAATCAACTCCAGACTTCATATTACCTAGGGGAAAGGATATCATAAATACAAGTTCCACAAACATTCCTACTGCCAGCTATTCGCTTGACTGAGAAAACTCATTATAATCTTTTACCTTCTCTAAGAAGTATAGAGCCCAATGCCAATAGTTATGACAGGCCAAGACATCAGATACCTGGAATTAAacaatacatattttatgtatgtttcCTTGGGTTGTTGCAATTTGTTATTTAACTCGTGTTTGTTATTTGAATCTGACAATGTCCAAAGTGTACAAGGTGAATGAGATCTGACTCAACAGGAAAAAATTACTGTGAGGTTGTACCTGCCAGTCTTTCTCTCTACTCTCCATGAACTTAAGTCCTTTGTCCATCTCTGCCGTCATCTCATAAACATGGGCTACAGAGTGAACTGACCAAGCATCATCTGGAGCCAAAGCAAGGCCCTGCACAAGAGAATTTAACAGCCTGAGGCAAAAAGAAGTAACATAGATAATACAGAAAATGCCTAATTTCTTGCACACCAGAGTGAAATGAGTATTCAAAAAACAATAGCATACTTAACTCTCAAGTTACCATCTTTCATTTAATCTATGATGTTCTTCAATCTTTTTTCAAGTGACTCTTGTGTCACAGCTACTTTGTATGCATTATATTGATATAGCAGAGAAGAGTCAGGCTACTGAGTTCTTGATGAGCTGCTTATTATTGGTCTTCAAATTACTAGACAAGTGGATACAGCCTGGATCACCCGGTCATGGTAACGACAACAGAGAGCACATCAGACGACACCCAGATGGTGGTTTATTAGGTACACATATCTAAAACTAACGATTCCACCTGTATGATCATTTTAGGAAGCTTGTGCTGCTGAAGAATTACACTGTAATATGGTGTTATATGTCTGTTTCTAGTATTTTGTCCACTAGATTTACATCAATGAGACTAGGCTAAAAACAGAGTACATCTATAAACACCTGTATAATACAGTACAGTCcgacagcagcacaaactgcattAGAAATATTAACAACCTCTGAAtgttatcaccttcatgaaggaggattcaATGCAGGACTGTTGTGGCAGTCAGTGTATGACAGAAATTCTCACCTCCATGGCTACTTTCTCAGCTTGGTCATAAAAGCGAGTTTCCAGTAGACCAAAGGAATATAATCCTTTCAGATAGCTAAGggcaaaacacatacacaattcCTATCACACAAtacaggcaggaaaaaaaacttttactcAGTTCAATTTATCTAGGTGATGAAAAGTAGATGCTGGTTTTGTGAAACAGGCCTTGAGCAGGGAGCTTAGTGTCATAACTAAGAGTAACCTAaagttaaatttgtttttaaagtcaaCATGATTATTAGATTAATGTTGAATTTTGTTTGCCATCAACAATTTTTAATCATGATGATAAGTGGCTACACATTATTGCCACATATGAGCTTTTACTGTCACTGCAGCAATGCTTTGAGAGTATACCATAGATATGTCTCCATAATATAGATGTAGCTTGAAGATACTGTCATGAATTTTGAATGTtactattaaatgttaaaatatgtaTTGGATTTTCTTTGGTCAGACCTCTGGATGTGgaagaaaacaataatttagGCTCGGTGAGTTGTCACCTATAAAGAGCAGGCATTATTGCAATGTGAAGACCAAGGCTACCCCCTGTGTGAGAAATTACCTTCTGTAGGATAGTACTGTTCAAATCACTGCCTGCACCTCAATATATTCCTGAAATTCACTATGTTTCATGGGGAATTTTGGGCAGTCTCCTGCACATTCTGAAAAGTGCTTAATAAATGAGCAGCTcctgtaaatacatttatatttgcaaTAGTTGACTTTTTGGCTAGTTGGAGTTGTACATACACTACTGATGTATTATTGTCTTTTGAGTGGATGTGATGGACTTACCAAACAACACTATAATGCATCAggagttgtgtttttaatcattaaGTGAATATAAAGTAAGTCTAATATTTTTAAACTTATTGTCttacagctgttttttgttCTATACTACTGTGGGCAACATCTGGTGCTTTAGCTGTTATGTACTACACTGGGGTCACGAGCTACTTGCTGTCTGATCTTTGGTGCTAACTCATCTTTGGTgattcactgaaaacagctgcctgctgcagtgATAAACAACATGATGACAGTAAACTGCAAATCTGCAGGCTGGGAAGCTAAACAGTAAGCTGCAACTTGCTGTAAAGGCTCGCAAAtcattgtcatttaaaaatatcaattaCAGTCCTTTTTAAAGACACTTATGTATATCTACACTCACCCCCATTCAGCCCCAGTGTATTTGTACAGAATGACAGCCCACGTATATAGTCCGAAGAATTTGCAAAATACACTATTCTGTATACTGATCAGCTGTAAATATTAGTTCATTATGATGACATGTAGAGGGTAACAGAATAATATAACATATTAACATCTAAAAAGGCCCATTTAATATCAAATGCAAAGTATTAAGCACTGATTCACCGTGAATAAGCTCACCATTgtaacacacagtgtgtgtactGGGGCAGAAGTGTTTTAAAACTCCCACTAAAACTTCTATTTACTCCCATTAAGTAAGTAACATTTATATATACTTGCTGTCTTTTGTACCTGGACAAAGGCAGATGTGGTTTCCAGTGAGGCAGCACTCTGGCCACTGAGTCCCTCATCTGAGTTTGGGCTCCCATGTAGAAGTAGGCATCATGAGCAAACTTGAGGGCCAGCATATCAGTGGGGTGATCCACCAGAATGTCTTCCCATACATCACAGGCTTTGGGAAAATTTCTATGGGAACATGAGTCACTGTTAAAAGACAGGCACACTACAGTAAAGCAATGAAGGACAACGGAGTGAGTGTACTATGAGAATCACAAAGATTCAATATGCTTTGTGCTGAACAGAGGACATTAGAGGCGCTGAAGTACCCTTGATGCCAatatttagaaagaaaatgtcTTCTCAATATTACTGTATAACCTACTGCACCATGGGAAATAAGACATGGCaggtgaaatataaatattactaGGTAAAGACTGAAAGTAACAGTAGAGCCTTTGTCGTATAATGCAGATAAATGCTGTGGATGTGACAGCATGACACAAATGAACATAGGTATGAACGAATATCGTCTCAAAGTTATAATACATTCTTctaattttcttttctccaaAAAGACTTTTATTTCACAGGAAACCAATTTTCTCTGGCACGATGATAAACTGTTATTATTTGAACTCTGCAGAGACCTAAACTGCATACAAGAACTGTGAAGATAAAGTTTACAACCATGTCTGAAATCATTAGATATTTTCCAATCCTGAGGTGATGAGCCCAGCGAAAAGACATGACATCATAATCAAAGAGAAAACTGTCAGACGCAACTACCTTACAAAGACATTGGctgttacatgttttttttttttactgttatcaGTTTTGTTGCTTCTTTAGAAATTAAGTTAACTTAAAAgtaacaaacacataaaatgtattGTCATGTTACAATGGCACCAGTAACATTCCCCACCAGTGTGTGGGGAATGTTAGGCAGCAAGTGAACATTCAGTCTCTGAAGATGGAAACAGGCAAGCAAAAGGATCTGAGTGAATTTGACAAGGGCCAAACTGTGATGGCTGGATCACTGGATCAGATCATCCCCCAAACTGCTGGTGTTTAAGGTGCTCCCAGTGCTCAGTGTTAGCATTAACCAAAGCTTGTCCAAGGAAGGAGAAACATTGAACCAGGCACAGGTTCATGGGTGCCCAGGCCTCACGATGAGAAGCTTAAACgtttacatttttt contains:
- the ttc38 gene encoding tetratricopeptide repeat protein 38 isoform X1; amino-acid sequence: MIASSFRDCEAWRAEGLPLSSSSNEACKLYDAILTQYVKWRNDETLGGFEGCIAAIQAADPNFVMGHVISTGLELVATTSSTRLNERLASAVRQTVELANSQDISPRERLHVKAMELFSHGNFPKACDVWEDILVDHPTDMLALKFAHDAYFYMGAQTQMRDSVARVLPHWKPHLPLSSYLKGLYSFGLLETRFYDQAEKVAMEGLALAPDDAWSVHSVAHVYEMTAEMDKGLKFMESREKDWQVSDVLACHNYWHWALYFLEKGQYEAALQIYDSQVFRRCKATGCMLDTVDACSMLYRLEMEGVCVKDRWRELLQVTQPHTDDHVTLFNDIHFLMVALGAKESATSQHLLEGLQELAKEPGDNQQHQLAGTVGVPMCQAMIQYDQGNYGETVELLHPLRYRIVDIGGSDAQRDLFNQLLIHAALKSENKRHQKLGRCLLVERDAVRPNSSLTDRLLQKALALHV
- the ttc38 gene encoding tetratricopeptide repeat protein 38 isoform X2; translated protein: MGHVISTGLELVATTSSTRLNERLASAVRQTVELANSQDISPRERLHVKAMELFSHGNFPKACDVWEDILVDHPTDMLALKFAHDAYFYMGAQTQMRDSVARVLPHWKPHLPLSSYLKGLYSFGLLETRFYDQAEKVAMEGLALAPDDAWSVHSVAHVYEMTAEMDKGLKFMESREKDWQVSDVLACHNYWHWALYFLEKGQYEAALQIYDSQVFRRCKATGCMLDTVDACSMLYRLEMEGVCVKDRWRELLQVTQPHTDDHVTLFNDIHFLMVALGAKESATSQHLLEGLQELAKEPGDNQQHQLAGTVGVPMCQAMIQYDQGNYGETVELLHPLRYRIVDIGGSDAQRDLFNQLLIHAALKSENKRHQKLGRCLLVERDAVRPNSSLTDRLLQKALALHV